One Glandiceps talaboti chromosome 20, keGlaTala1.1, whole genome shotgun sequence genomic region harbors:
- the LOC144450748 gene encoding uncharacterized protein LOC144450748, with protein MAFQRNLQGRETDMKLIEEWGYLDSDVIKRGQELEEEYKTLQEVCPTTKPAGSTFPVDNVEICQKKLPATSAVKSIVSRLNQKVESCFHGNANIVSQGDLHGLVGAVHRAYHNHYPLVLSPDMIWLCIMQGLSTHINENAERLRKKFVEHDGKKTITVRRDDFVKGSATNPWPEVFSEFSDKIKDEIGENTYSLITPDFSTTGPLEKAVTDIVLMEAMKSFFDYRVRTCCGIPSITLEGTTEDWMAIRDKTAKLEQYDLKWWTDHLLPVLDQFVNASKGEVDRSFWSSIYKYSGGSGGPYISGWIATLFPYTSHTKLNTWLSRWSSREMFGGMTTSSFPTGLSAAPFIWEYFDKEFKMKFIGGFMGFSQDTESLALKPELGWAVVENTNIKHGPPMF; from the exons GGAAGAGAAACAGATATGAAACTTATTGAAGAATGGGGATATTTGGACAGTGATGTTATAAAGAGAGGACAGGAACTTGAGGAAGAATACAAGACTTTGCAAGAAGTGTGCCCTACTACAAAGCCAGCTG GATCAACATTTCCAGTTGACAATGTTGAAATCTGCCAAAAAAAGCTCCCAGCAACATCAGCTGTGAAAAGCATAGTAAGCCGTCTTAATCAGAAAGTTGAaagttgtttccatggtaatgcaAATATTGTGAGTCAAGGTGACTTGCATGGTTTGGTTGGAGCTGTTCATCGGGCTTACCACAATCATTATCCTCTTGTATTGAGTCCTGATATGATATGGCTGTGTATCATGCAAGGGTTGTCGACACATATTAATGAAAATGCTGAGAGATTAAGAAAGAAGTTCGTTGAGCATGATGGGAAGAAAACGATAACAGTCAGACGAGATGATTTCGTGAAAGGTTCAGCCACCAATCCTTGGCCTGAGGTCTTTTCTGAATTCTCTGACAAGATCAAAGATGAAATTGGAGAGAACACTTACAGTTTGATTACTCCTGATTTCAGTACCACTGGTCCATTGGAGAAGGCAGTCACTGATATTGTCTTAATGGAAGCAATGAAGTCCTTCTTTGATTACAGAGTTCGCACTTGTTGCGGTATACCTTCTATTACACTGGAAGGTACAACTGAAGACTGGATGGCTATAAGAGACAAGACTGCAAAGTTGGAACAGTATGATCTGAAATGGTGGACTGATCATCTCTTACCAGTTTTGGATCAATTTGTCAATGCATCCAAGGGAGAAGTGGATAGGTCTTTCTGGTCAAGTATTTATAAG TATTCTGGTGGATCAGGAGGGCCGTATATATCTGGTTGGATTGCAACTTTGTTTCCATACACCAGCCACACCAAACTAAATACATGGCTCAGCAGGTGGTCAAGCCGTGAGATGTTTGGAGGAATGACTACAAGTAGCTTTCCCACTGGTTTATCTGCAGCCCCATTCATATGGGAATACTTTGATAAGGAGTTCAAGATGAAGTTCATCGGTGGTTTCATGGGTTTCTCCCAAGATACAGAATCGTTGGCTCTGAAACCCGAGTTAGGCTGGGCTGTGGTTGAaaacacaaatataaaacatgGACCGCCAATGTTTTAA
- the LOC144450727 gene encoding uncharacterized protein LOC144450727 — protein MASQHNLQGRETDMKLIEEWGCSDRDVIKRGQELEEEYKTLQEVCATTKPAGSTFPVENVEICQKKLPVTSAVKSIVSRLNQKVESCFHGNANIVSQGDLHGLVGAVHRAYHNHYPLVLSPDMIWLCIMQGLSTHINENAERLRKKFVEHDGKKEITVRRDDFVKGSATNPWPEVFSEFSDKIKDEIGENTYSLITPDFSTTGPLEKAVTDIVLMEAMKSFFDYSAWSWCGIPSITLQGTTEDWIAIRDKTAKLEQYDLKWWTDHLLPVLDQFVNASKGEVDRSFWSSIYKYSGESGGPYISGWIATLFPYNSRNNRNTYRIRGSSREIFGAMTTSSFPTGLSAAPFIWEYFDEEFKMKFIGGFMGFSQDTESLALRPELGWAVVENTNIKRGPPMF, from the exons ATGGCTTCTCAACATAACCTACAG GGAAGAGAAACAGATATGAAACTTATTGAAGAATGGGGATGTTCTGACCGTGACGTTATAAAGAGAGGACAGGAACTTGAGGAAGAATACAAGACTTTGCAAGAAGTGTGCGCAACTACAAAGCCCGCTG GATCAACATTTCCagttgaaaatgttgaaatctgCCAAAAAAAGCTCCCAGTAACATCAGCTGTGAAAAGCATAGTAAGCCGTCTTAATCAGAAAGTTGAaagttgtttccatggtaatgcaAATATTGTGAGTCAAGGTGACTTGCATGGTTTGGTTGGAGCTGTTCATCGGGCTTACCACAATCATTATCCTCTTGTATTGAGTCCTGATATGATATGGCTGTGTATCATGCAAGGGTTGTCGACACACATCAATGAAAATGCTGAGAGATTAAGAAAGAAGTTCGTTGAGCATGATGGGAAGAAAGAGATAACAGTCAGACGAGATGATTTCGTGAAGGGTTCAGCCACCAATCCTTGGCCTGAGGTCTTTTCTGAATTCTCTGACAAGATCAAAGATGAAATTGGAGAGAACACCTACAGTTTGATTACTCCTGATTTCAGTACCACTGGTCCATTGGAGAAGGCAGTCACTGATATTGTCTTAATGGAGGCCATGAAGTCCTTCTTTGATTACAGTGCTTGGTCTTGGTGTGGCATACCTTCTATTACACTGCAGGGTACAACTGAAGACTGGATAGCTATAAGAGACAAGACTGCAAAATTGGAACAATATGATCTGAAATGGTGGACTGATCATCTCTTACCAGTTTTGGATCAATTTGTCAATGCATCAAAGGGAGAAGTGGATAGGTCTTTCTGGTCAAGTATTTATAAG TATTCTGGTGAATCAGGAGGGCCGTACATATCTGGTTGGATTGCAACTTTGTTTCCATACAACAGCCGCAATAATCGAAATACATATCGTATCAGGGGGTCAAGCCGTGAGATATTTGGAGCAATGACTACAAGTAGCTTTCCCACTGGTTTATCTGCAGCCCCATTCATATGGGAATACTTTGATGAGGAGTTCAAGATGAAGTTCATCGGTGGTTTCATGGGTTTCTCCCAAGATACAGAATCGTTGGCTCTGAGACCCGAGTTAGGCTGGGCTGTGGTTGAAAACACAAATATAAAACGTGGACCACCAATGTTTTAA
- the LOC144450443 gene encoding tripartite motif-containing protein 2-like yields the protein MAAEISTKLVNEIGADFLTCNICFNQFREPKTLPCLHTFCEICLLPLVGKKTLRCPTCRKPLSVPKGGVSQLKTNFFITNLMELLNRRGEELIKSTSQTEGFEASTSASSLIDDLQRSGPENYATILKGKIKELQVKEQEVEDTITSVVVIQSELTEKLKTEESKVTLKSDDIVRKVRTEEQKLTEQLNSNYTQKEKILKDHIQRLEKLRTNITSTYSYLETLVCQGNTGKLLSTQQATIKCIEELIAMEIAPQSNEDLLTFQPKDEFSEHGILGVLESDVSVSDFTVTVENIPTQLFKGGSATILISTKNSKGKLAMTHKEMTAKLQTPDKPWERIAITDNRDGTYRLTVCGETEGKCKLAIRLGGESIKGSPFNFPVVKGLVKRLGKYGTSQGDFNDPWGIAINKDGNIVSADRGNKRIQVIDWDGKCKKTFQFTHFHKPFIPCDVAVSDDNTYFSLDISNKQVVVSDEDGNPIRCFGQHELKKPKGIAISPLDSAVYVTDRAYNSSYIRIYRQNGSYIASISCRGKPTTCCFNNEGTLYVTDKTVLDYQGIKVFDANFRYLRKIRDIGKDQLFHNPRGVAVDEDGYIYVCDEHRILKISGSGEFTCRVDCHSDRLSYPSGIVVTDDVPRKLIVADKGNHCIKVFVL from the exons atggctgctgaaaTATCCACCAAGCTAGTCAACGAGATAGGAGCAGATTTCTTGACATGTAATATCTGTTTTAATCAGTTCAGAGAACCTAAAACTCTTCCCTGTCTTCATACTTTTTGTGAAATATGTCTTCTGCCGTTGGTTGGGAAAAAAACACTACGATGCCCGACATGTCGGAAACCATTGTCAGTACCCAAGGGTGGAGTCTCTCAACTGAAAACTAACTTCTTTATCACAAATTTGATGGAGTTGCTGAACAGGAGAGGAGAGGAACTGATCAAAAGTACAAGCCAAACTGAGGGATTTGAAGCAAGTACCAGTGCTTCAAG TTTGATAGATGACCTGCAGCGCAGTGGACCAGAAAACTATGCCACCATCCTAAAAGGCAAGATCAAGGAGCTACAGGTTAAGGAACAAGAGGTAGAAGACACAATCACTTCAGTGGTAGTCATCCAGTCAGAGTTGACAGAGAAATTAAAAACTGAAGAAAGTAAAGTAACTTTAAAATCAGACGACATTGTCAGAAAAGTTCGAACAGAAGAACAAAAGCTGACGGAGCAACTTAACAGTAACTACACGCAGAAAGAAAAAATCTTAAAAGATCACATCCAGAGACTTGAGAAATTGCGTACAAACATTACAAGCACATACAGCTACTTAGAAACACTGGTTTGTCAGGGCAACACTGGTAAACTTCTGTCAACACAACAGGCAACTATTAAATGCATCGAAGAGCTCATCGCCATGGAAATAGCCCCACAGAGCAATGAGGACCTTTTGACCTTTCAACCTAAGGATGAATTCTCTGAACATGGCATTCTGGGAGTGTTGGAATCAGATGTGTCTGTATCTGATTTTACTGTCACAGTAGAAAATATTCCAACTCAGCTCTTTAAAGGAGGATCAGCAACTATACTAATCTCCACTAAAAACTCTAAAGGAAAACTTGCGATGACACACAAAGAGATGACAGCAAAGTTACAAACACCAGATAAACCATGGGAAAGGATTGCTATCACAGACAACAGAGATGGTACCTATCGACTGACAGTTTGTGGAGAAACTGAAGGCAAGTGTAAACTAGCAATAAGGTTAGGTGGAGAGTCAATCAAGGGATCGCCATTCAATTTTCCAGTCGTAAAGGGACTTGTGAAGAGACTCGGCAAGTACGGTACATCACAAGGTGACTTTAATGATCCCTGGGGCATAGCGATAAACAAGGATGGAAACATTGTGTCGGCTGACAGGGGTAACAAAAGAATACAAGTGATCGACTGGGATGGTAAATGTAAGAAGACGTTCCAATTCACTCACTTCCACAAACCGTTCATTCCGTGTGATGTTGCTGTATCCGATGACAACACATACTTCAGTCTTGACATCAGCAACAAACAGGTTGTCGTAAGCGATGAGGATGGCAACCCTATCCGATGTTTTGGCCAGCATGAGCTAAAGAAACCAAAAGGAATCGCCATCAGCCCTTTGGATAGTGCTGTTTATGTCACTGATAGAGCATATAATAGCTCATACATCAGGATATATAGACAAAATGGCAGCTATATTGCCTCCATCAGTTGCAGAGGGAAACCAACCACCTGTTGCTTCAACAATGAAGGAACTCTATACGTTACCGATAAAACAGTCCTTGATTATCAAGGCATCAAAGTCTTTGACGCCAACTTTCGTTATCTTCGTAAGATTAGAGATATTGGCAAAGACCAGCTGTTCCACAACCCAAGAGGTGTCGCAGTGGATGAGGATGGATACATCTATGTATGCGATGAACACAGAATCCTCAAGATTAGTGGTTCTGGTGAATTCACCTGTCGTGTTGACTGCCATAGCGATAGACTCTCGTACCCTTCCGGTATCGTGGTCACGGATGATGTTCCTAGAAAACTGATTGTGGCTGACAAGGGAAACCATTGTATCAAAGTGTTTGTCTTGTAA